In the genome of Fusarium fujikuroi IMI 58289 draft genome, chromosome FFUJ_chr02, one region contains:
- a CDS encoding related to hexose transporter protein — translation MALPKFLQPIGSKVPAHSDRVPLDIAQAEAPRFEKVIWYKEPHLRKLYFLIIFLLIASATTGYDGMMVNTSQQMDKWKEYFPEEKNESKLGILINMYNIGSIVSFFIVPYLADNWGRKPTIMLGCVVMITGSFVSAFCNGYGMYMGGRFVLGFGNSLAQMSSPMLLTEICHPQHRGPLTAVYNCLWNLGSLIVSVVGWGTASINGHWSWRSITFIQAVPSIIQLCGIWWVPESPRFLINKDKSEEALQVLAKHHAGGDVNNATVQFQYREIKETIQADKSVTSTRYIDFFKTSGNRWRLAIIISLGIISQYSGNALFSNYMDVIYEGAGIKEQNKKLALSAGKTILDLSISIGAAFTVDKIGRRPLFLTAISGMVFAFILWTLTGGIYENSQFKTPPTEEQPDGGVAYSNTGAGYAQIAFVWLFGIFYDIGFSGLLVAYALEVLPFHLRAKGMMIMNITVQAILAIGNQTNKLAWNNMPNHWNFMLFYTLWDFCELIFVWYFYVETKGPTLEEIARIFDGDDAVAHIDLAQVEKETNLTRHESNTFEDYPPPKSLA, via the exons ATGGCTCTGCCAAAGTTCCTCCAGCCTATCGGCTCCAAGGTCCCAGCCCATAGCGATCGGGTACCTCTCGATATTGCCCAAGCTGAGGCTCCCAGATTCGAGAAAGTCATCTGGTACAAGGAGCCTCACTTGCGTAAGCTTTACTTCCTCATTATCTTCCTGCTGATCGCCTCGGCTACCACTGGATACGATGGTATGATGGTCAACACCTCTCAACAAATGGACAAGTGGAAGGAGTATTTCCCCGAGGAGAAGAACGAAAGCAAGCTCGGAATCCTTATCAACATGTACAATATTGGTTCTATTGTCTCCTTCTTCATTGTCCCCTACCTTGCCGATAATTGGGGCCGAAAGCCCACTATCATGCTTGGCTGTGTTGTCATGATCACTGGCTCTTTCGTCTCTGCATTCTGCAATGGCTACGGCA TGTATATGGGCGGACGATTTGTTCTTGGTTTCGGTAACTCTCTGGCGCAAATGTCCTCGCCCATGCTTCTCACCGAAATCTGCCATCCCCAGCACCGTGGTCCTCTTACGGCTGTCTACAACTGTCTCTGGAACTTGGGTTCCCTGA TCGTTTCCGTTGTCGGTTGGGGCACTGCTTCCATCAACGGTCACTGGTCGTGGCGATCTATTACCTTCATCCAGGCtgttccatccatcatccagcTTTGTGGTATCTGGTGGGTTCCTGAGTCACCCCGTttcctcatcaacaaggacaagTCAGAGGAGGCTCTCCAGGTTCTTGCCAAGCATCATGCCGGTGGTGATGTGAACAATGCCACAGTCCAGTTCCAGTACCGTGAAATCAAGGAGACTATTCAGGCCGATAAGTCTGTCACATCTACCCGATACATCGATTTCTTCAAGACAAGCGGTAACCGGTGGCGTcttgccatcatcatctccctCGGTATCATTTCTCAGTACTCTGGTAAcgctctcttctccaactacATGGATGTCATTTACGAGGGTGCTGGAATCAAGgagcagaacaagaagcttgct CTCTCTGCTGGAAAGACCATTCTCGATCTGTCCATCTCCATTGGTGCTGCCTTCACTGTCGACAAGATCGGACGTCGTCCTCTTTTCCTCACTGCCATCTCTGGTATGGTCTTCGCTTTCATTCTCTGGACTCTCACCGGTGGCATTTACGAGAACTCCCAATTTAAGACCCCTCCCACCGAGGAGCAGCCTGATGGTGGTGTCGCTTACTCCAACACTGGTGCTGGCTATGCCCAGATTGCTTTCGTCTGGCTCTTCGGTATCTTCTACGATATCGGTTTCTCCGGCCTGCTCGTTGCCTACGCTCTTGAGGTTCTGCCCTTCCACCTTCGTGCCAAGGGTATGATGATCATGAACATCACTGTTCAGGCcatccttgccattggaAA CCAAACCAACAAGCTTGCGTGGAACAACATGCCCAATCACTGGAACTTTATGCTTTTCTACACCCTCTGGGACTTTTGTGAACTTATCTTCGTCTGGTACTTTTACGTCGAGACCAAGGGACCCACCCTCGAGGAGATCGCCCGTATCTTCGATGGTGACGATGCTGTTGCTCACATCGATCTCGCCCAGGTCGAGAAGGAGACCAACCTCACTCGACACGAATCCAACACTTTCGAGGACTACCCGCCTCCCAAGTCGCTTGCTTGA
- a CDS encoding related to Mx protein yields the protein MSSRATHSLSSTRMSHSSRRRGPRVKPDPEDNTSSMPDSGTVNFGIRTAPPAPSSYGGSTSYIPPDQAFYHHRSDAPTPSERITEPEPLLRELRMRPNAAAESPTNVPTDGSFFQTSFQDIGKKLKACNDTLGELQQLGVDHDVPLPELVLVGDQSAGKSSLMSGLANLDLPRSEGTCTRCPLHIRVSRSHDPSCRVSLRKAYSYQPPPSGRISEGDVTDRDPFFPWRKLPSSATHEFKTMIDYSEIEDVLRWAQIAILNDDKSHELFVPGSGALAVNIPIDRAAEAVAAKFSPNIVALEIKGPELPDLSFYDMPGIFQNPADASDDYLVSVVRNLSKEYIQHPSAIIMCSMPMNSDAENSSTFGLIRRLGALNRTIGVLTKADLIPEGGNHEQWLAIMRGQAHIAGLGYFITSRPQGKDLDELKKWEELVFVDHSLERWPATFHGFSERCGVEKLKAFLSEKLGQEFAKSLPHIKQKLRQRLTDIVEQLDKLPELPDNVELEVQTSVMEFGELTRTQLKPSEFSKHFVPLPDNFRDCLLDMKPKFTLRDSSDIPVVDISDDESDSGSVAPAINPHTPSKRRAMAPPITPSKRVRMEQTPAGTPSRSLQPEDSRASVANSPAPRRQLFPAPFTPFSGVGRGFRTLRQVRDEIKSKTRAGVPDIITEEVYNDMCREAIEPWLGPMKAFLDHVMSLLDDMLDQALAKSFASLNKRLIFRECRKILTEYLNDRRRETAGALDLVYRLETYGLFTVNQEAFRRYQKDEQILLTRYRHQMRMQAAGYGDGRAPVPWESLTEEKRVLDEKRRKNELTKLGPDSFERELEVVAYVRGYYRLAALRFADAVALHITNGMIPHIQRNLPFHLDRKLGIAGADAKSVYERLMEEDSDTAARRGTLRGEREKFVRALDSIEELERGAASSTLSEEENDDDDMTDVPLMSGALPAEEI from the exons ATGTCTTCGCGCGCCACCCACAGTCTCTCATCCACAAGAATGTCACACTCATCAAGACGCCGCGGGCCTCGTGTCAAACCAGACCCAGAGGATAATACTTCTTCTATGCCCGATTCTGGAACTGTCAACTTCGGCATTCGCActgctcctcctgctccCTCTAGTTACGGTGGCAGTACCAGCTATATTCCGCCCGATCAGGCCTTCTATCATCATAGATCGGATGCCC CAACACCAAGTGAGCGCATCACTGAACCTGAACCTCTCTTGAGGGAACTCAGGATGCGCCCCAACGCAGCCGCCGAGAGCCCAACCAATGTTCCTACGGATGGGAGCTTCTTTCAAACCTCCTTCCAGGACATcggaaagaagctcaaggcgtGCAATGACACTCTGGGTGAGCTCCAGCAACTTGGCGTTGACCACGATGTCCCACTTCCCGAGCTTGTGCTTGTTGGCGATCAGTCTGCAGGAAAATCTAGTTTGATGTCAGGTCTCGCAAATCTCGACCTACCTCGCAGTGAGGGCACATGCACACGATGCCCGCTCCATATCAGGGTATCACGAAGTCATGATCCCTCTTGCCGTGTATCGCTACGCAAAGCATACTCCTACCAGCCCCCACCTAGTGGCCGCATCTCGGAAGGGGACGTCACTGACAGAGATCCTTTCTTCCCCTGGCGCAAACTACCATCCAGTGCGACTCATGAGTTCAAGACCATGATCGATTACAGTGAGATTGAAGATGTTTTGAGGTGGGCCCAAATCGCTATTCTCAATGACGACAAGAGTCACGAGCTATTTGTCCCTGGCTCAGGTGCCCTGGCTGTCAACATCCCCATCGACAGAGCCGCCGAAGCAGTTGCCGCGAAGTTTTCACCGAATATCGTTGCACTCGAGATCAAAGGCCCAGAACTTCCCGACCTTTCTTTCTACGATATGCCTGGTATTTTCCAGAACCCTGCTGATGCAAGCGATGACTATCTTGTTAGTGTCGTGAGGAATCTGTCCAAGGAGTATATCCAACACCCATCTGCTATTATCATGTGTTCTATGCCAATGAACAGCGATGCAGAGAATTCTTCAACTTTTGGTCTTATACGTAGACTGGGCGCTCTTAACAGGACAATCGGCGTTTTGACCAAGGCTGATCTGATACCGGAGGGCGGAAACCACGAGCAATGGCTTGCTATCATGAGGGGACAAGCTCATATTGCTGGTCTGGGATATTTCATCACTTCGCGGCCACAGGGcaaggaccttgatgaactcaagAAATGGGAAGAGTTAGTTTTCGTGGATCATTCTCTCGAGCGATGGCCTGCAACGTTTCATGGATTTTCGGAGCGATGTGGTGTGGAAAAGTTGAAGGCTTTCCTGTCGGAAAAGCTTGGGCAAGAATTCGCGAAAAG TCTACCCCATATCAAGCAGAAGCTAAGACAGCGTCTAACTGACATCGTTGAGCAACTTGACAAGCTACCAGAACTACCTGACAATGTTGAACTCGAGGTCCAGACCAGTGTTATGGAGTTTGGTGAACTGACCCGAACACAACTCAAGCCTTCCGAGTTCTCGAAGCATTTCGTTCCGCTCCCGGATAACTTTCGCGACTGTCTGCTAGATATGAAGCCCAAGTTTACCCTCAGAGATAGCAGTGATATTCCTGTTGTTGATAtttctgatgatgagtcAGATTCGGGGTCCGTGGCGCCAGCCATCAACCCACATACGCCTAGCAAGCGGCGGGCGATGGCGCCGCCTATTACGCCATCTAAACGTGTTCGCATGGAGCAAACTCCAGCAGGGACTCCCTCTCGATCGCTACAGCCTGAAGACAGCAGAGCCAGCGTGGCCAACTCCCCTGCTCCCCGTCGGCAACTCTTCCCAGCCCCATTTACTCCCTTTAGTGGAGTTGGGCGAGGCTTCAGGACTCTCCGACAAGTtcgtgatgagatcaagtctAAGACCAGAGCTGGTGTACCTGACATCATCACTGAAGAAGTCTATAACGACATGTGCCGAGAAGCCATTGAACCATGGTTAGGGCCCATGAAAGCATTTCTCGATCATGTTATGAGCCTGTTGGATGACATGCTTGATCAGGCACTGGCCAAGTCTTTTGCAAGCCTCAATAAGCGGTTGATCTTCCGGGAGTGCAGGAAAATTTTAACAGAGTATCTCAACGACCGTCGCAGAGAAACAGCGGGAGCACTTGATCTTGTGTATCGCCTCGAAACGTACGGCCTGTTCACTGTCAATCAGGAGGCCTTTCGCAGATATCAAAAGGACGAACAGATTCTCTTAACGCGTTATCGCCACCAAATGCGTATGCAGGCCGCAGGGTACGGGGATGGTCGAGCTCCTGTTCCGTGGGAAAGTCTTACAGAGGAGAAGCGTGTTCTCGACGAAAAGCGACGTAAAAACGAGTTGACAAAACTTGGACCGGACTCCTTCGAACGGGAGCTGGAAGTGGTAGCTTACGTTAGAGGCTACTACCGCCTTGCAGCGCTGAGGTTCGCGGATGCCGTGGCGTTGCACATTACAAACGGCATGATACCGCATATCCAGCGAAATTTGCCCTTCCATCTCGACCGAAAACTAGGCATTGCTGGAGCTGATGCCAAGAGTGTTTATGAGAGACTCATGGAGGAGGATTCCGACACCGCAGCCAGGCGGGGAACACTCAGGGGAGAACGCGAGAAATTTGTGCGGGCTCTTGACAGCATCGAGGAACTGGAGCGCGGAGCTGCCAGTAGCACCCTTTCGGAGGAAGaaaatgatgacgatgacatgACCGATGTTCCCCTCATGAGCGGTGCACTTCCCGCCGAGGAGATCTGA
- a CDS encoding related to positive activator of transcription — protein MSSIVRSEVEQMDNEINVRSTRARARKREKISNACIACRNSKTRCSGRHPCERCIRRNETCVFEEKEKKVAVSVDYLDQLHARIESLEAQSRSVQGLNSTTEALSSGSMQLNARYPSINPPQSPLGETRTPSRSESSSLTNTLVTSEPQIKVHRYGHAGASAVFYLEETDMLTALAYLGHSSTLSFSRNVRNLLQRSSPIADPGSVSMERQDISYTRTLPPIALDLSGIALPKLSYAEYLTNTVIVHIGSLYSIFDADVFLQRLRRFYDDRDKDLEIDASLWHIQMLLILAFGKSIQSREHSEMGPSGMTYFTLAIEAMPDIRRLYEDPLLSIEVLCLAALFMHATDLLQEAYVTIGQALRISVTKVLNKRFPEALRSSNFEYQRRLWWTVYCIDRKCAAMLGSPSVMRDDDISIPFPEIKPGDESQNAFAIHAILSSHLGKILDAIYGVHDHQRSFLLEVKSILSRIAETYVILRQHLPLDVQQPSQPVSREPVLFSLLKPLLASNAPIPDGRHSSSPFESMLKMCIESAVQILNIMSILKQQMMCDIFLPYDIDALFSAAFALILIDIIRPANELLWDLPQVMNLLGEFVSRRVAPAQAYRSDLVQILELHTKLRGNNCRQHQDTGTMFNMSLVPGLDEYAITQPGQLGISPDPLWANIRDGNVAGDPAHPNTILSVIDDLNVEGFDISDTDMLDNAWMWDMDDMSTNI, from the exons atgaGCTCCATTGTTCGTTCAGAAGTCGAACAAATGGACAATGAGATCAACGTGCGATCGACTCGAGCCCGAGCTCGCAAGCGCGAAAAGATATCCAACGC CTGTATCGCCTGTCGCAACAGCAAGACTCGCTGTTCAGGGCGCCATCCTTGTGAAAGATGCATTAGACGTAATGAAACTTGCGTCTttgaggagaaagaaaagaaagtaGCAGTATCTGTAGA TTACCTCGACCAATTACACGCTCGCATCGAGTCACTTGAGGCTCAATCACGCTCCGTCCAAGGTCTAAACTCGACCACTGAAGCCCTCTCATCAGGTTCAATGCAGCTTAATGCGCGCTATCCATCGATAAATCCTCCACAAAGCCCCTTGGGCGAAACTAGGACGCCGTCG AGATCGGAGTCCAGTTCTCTTACAAATACCCTTGTCACTTCCGAGCCACAGATCAAGGTCCATCGCTACGGACATGCCGGTGCGTCTGCCGTTTTCTACCTTGAAGAAACTGACATGCTTACCGCATTAGCCTACCTTGGGCACAGCTCAACTCTCAGCTTCAGTCGCAATGTCCGCAACCTTCTTCAACGGTCATCCCCAATCGCAGATCCTGGGAGCGTATCTATGGAACGGCAGGACATATCTTATACACGAACACTGCCGCCAATAGCTCTCGATCTGTCAGGCATCGCATTGCCAAAGCTCTCTTACGCTGAATACTTGACCAACACAGTGATTGTGCACATCGGTTCTCTCTACTCCATATTTGATGCAGACGTGTTTCTTCAAAGACTGAGGAGATTTTACGACGATCGTGACAAAGATTTGGAGATTGATGCAAGCCTATGGCACATTCAGATGCTACTTATACTAGCATTCGGCAAGTCGATACAGTCTAGAGAACACTCTGAGATGGGCCCCTCCGGAATGACATACTTCACACTTGCCATTGAAGCTATGCCAGATATAAGAAGACTCTACGAGGATCCTTTGTTGTCAATTGAGGTTCTTTGTTTGGCTGCTTTGTTCATGCATGCGACCGATCTCCTACAGGAGGCCTACGTCACG ATTGGTCAAGCCCTGCGAATTTCTGTCACCAAAGTTCTGAACAAAAGGTTTCCGGAAGCTTTGAGATCCTCAAACTTTGAGTACCAAAGACGTCTCTGGTGGACAGTATACTGCATCGACAGAAAGTGCGCGGCAATGCTAGGCAGTCCGTCTGTCATGAGAGACGATGACATCTCAATCCCGTTCCCAGAAATAAAGCCAGGAGATGAGTCGCAAAACGCATTCGCTATCCATGCGatcctttcttctcatctcggCAAGATCCTTGATG CCATATATGGAGTACACGATCATCAGCGGAGTTTCCTTCTTGAAGTGAAGTCAATTCTTTCTCGTATTGCAGAAACCTACGTTATCCTACGTCAACATCTTCCGTTAGATGTCCAGCAACCAAGCCAACCAGTTTCTCGCGA GCCTGTTCTCTTCTCACTTCTCAAGCCTCTTCTAGCATCAAATGCTCCCATACCCGATGGTCGCCACTCTTCGTCGCCATTTGagtcgatgctgaagatgtgCATCGAGTCTGCTGTCCAAATTCTCAACATCATGTCAATTCTGAAGCAACAGATGATGTGCG ATATCTTCTTGCCATATGATATCGATGCACTCTTTTCGGCGGCCTTCGCTTTGATCCTAATCGATATCATCCGGCCAGCAAATGAGCTGCTTTGGGACTTGCCCCAGGTTATGAACCTACTTGGCGAGTTTGTATCACGGCGTGTAGCTCCAGCGCAAGCCTACAGGTCCGATCTCGTGCAAATCTTAGAGCTACATACTAAGTTACGAGGGAACAACTGCCGCCAGCATCAGGACACTGGGACCATGTTCAATATGAGTCTTGTTCCTGGCCTGGACGAATATGCTATAACCCAGCCGGGGCAGTTGGGTATATCACCTGACCCATTGTGGGCAAACATAAGAGATGGAAATGTAGCTGGAGATCCCGCGCACCCTAACACAATCCTTTCAGTGATTGATGATCTGAACGTGGAAGGTTTTGATATATCAGATACTGATATGCTTGATAATGCGTGGATGTGGGATATGGACGATATGTCAACAAACATCTAA
- a CDS encoding probable BRT1 protein, down-regulated by mating factor B, whose protein sequence is MTLSTRCIAPVLSILRPAAHIPQINIHPRTFNYGCSRAFSASIRSFAAMEHVFSPKAVAQVPAIGPYTQAIKANGMVFLSGQIPADSQARLIEGTIAERTHKMCQNAKAVLEEAGSSLDKAVRVTVYFQNMDDMKEMNEVYAEYFPHKPARSACESPRLPAGASMEMDIIALQ, encoded by the exons ATGACGCTGTCTACCCGTTGTATTGCTCCGGTTCTGTCCATCCTACGACCCGCAGCACATATTCCCCAAATCAACATACACCCAAGAACTTTCAATTACGGATGTAGTCGCGCATTCTCAGCCTCGATTCGATCTTTTGCAGCTATGGAGCACGTATTCTCTCCCAAGGCCGTCGCAC AAGTGCCAGCTATTGGGCCATACACCCAAGCTATCAAGGCCAACGGCATGGTCTTCCTGTCAGGCCAAATCCCCGCCGACTCACAGGCTAGGCTTATAGAAGGAACCATTGCTGAGAGGACGCACAAGATGTGTCAGAACGCAAAGGCTGTTCTAGAGGAAGCAGGTTCTAGTCTTGATAAGGCTGTTCGGGTAACG GTTTACTTTCAGAATATGGATGATATGAAAGAAATGAACGAGGTCTATGCCGAGTATTTTCCACACAAGCCTGCTAGAAGTGCATGCGAATCCCCGAGACTCCCTGCTGGTGCGAGCATGGAGATGGATATCATTGCGTTGCAATAG
- a CDS encoding related to PSA1-mannose-1-phosphate guanyltransferase encodes MSLHVPMAHRTKDQGATKAVILVGGPSRGTRFRPLSLDVPKPLFEVAGHPIIWHCLSSVARVPNKQIQEVYIIGYYDESVFRDFIKDSAKEFPAITIKYLREYEALGTAGGLYHFRDAILKGRPERLFVLNADVCCSFPLDEMLKLFNDKDAEAVILGTRVSDEAATNFGCIVSDSHTRRVLHYVEKPESRISNLINCGVYLFSTEAIFPSIRSAIKRRLDRPSRLVSYPSSDNLENSFVLPDDDDDDEEKKSEVIRLEQDILSDMADNKQFYVYETKDFWRQIKTAGSAVPANALYLQKAAQSDHSQELATPSANIVPPVFIHPTAEVHPTAKLGPNVSIGPRAHIGAGARVKESIVLEDCEIKHDACVLYSIIGWGSRVGAWARVEGTPTPVGSHSTSIIKNGVKVQSITILGKDCGVGDEVRVQNCVCLPYKELKRDVTNEVIM; translated from the exons ATGTCCCTCCACGTCCCCATGGCCCATCGCACCAAGGACCAGGGCGCCACAAAGGCCGTCATCCTG GTCGGTGGTCCTTCTCGCGGCACTCGTTTCCGCCCTCTCTCCCTCGACGTGCCTAAGCCTCTATTCGAAGTCGCTGGCCACCCCATCATCTGGCACTGTCTCTCCTCCGTCGCTCGCGTCCCCAACAAGCAGATCCAGGAGGTCTACATCATCGGCTACTACGACGAATCTGTCTTCCgcgacttcatcaaggacTCCGCCAAGGAGTTCCCCGCCATCACTATCAAGTACCTCCGCGAGTATGAGGCTCTTGGAACCGCTGGCGGTCTCTACCACTTCCGTGATGCTATCCTCAAGGGTCGCCCCGAGCGTCTCTTTGTTCTCAACGCCGACGTTTGCTGTTCGTTCCCTCTTGACGAGATGCTTAAGCTTTTCAACGATAAGGATGCTGAGGCTGTCATTCTCGGAACACGTGTGAGCGATGAGGCCGCGACAAACTTCGGTTGCATTGTCTCCGATTCTCACACCCGTCGTGTTCTGCATTATGTCGAGAAGCCCGAGTCGCGAAtcagcaacctcatcaactgcgGTGTCTACCTTTTCTCCACCGAGGCAATCTTCCCCTCTATCCGTTCCGCCATCAAGCGCCGCCTCGACCGACcctctcgtctcgtctcctACCCCTCTTCCGATAACCTTGAAAACAGCTTCGTCCTTcctgacgacgacgatgacgacgaagagaagaagagcgaggTTATTCGCCTGGAGCAGGATATCCTCTCTGACATGGCCGACAACAAGCAGTTCTACGTTTACGAGACCAAGGACTTCTGGCGCCAGATCAAGACTGCTGGCTCTGCTGTCCCTGCCAACGCTCTCTACCTCCAAAAGGCTGCGCAATCCGACCACAGCCAAGAGCTTGCCACTCCTAGCGCTAACATCGTCCCTCCTGTCTTCATTCACCCTACAGCCGAAGTGCACCCCACTGCTAAGCTCGGCCCTAATGTGAGCATTGGCCCCCGTGCTCACATTGGCGCTGGCGCCCGTGTCAAGGAGAGTATCGTGCTCGAGGATTGCGAGATCAAGCACGACGCGTGCGTTCTCTACTCCATCATTGGCTGGGGTAGCCGCGTTGGCGCCTGGGCTCGAGTTGAGGGTACCCCTACCCCTGTTGGCAGCCACTCGaccagcatcatcaagaatgGTGTCAAGGTCCAGAGCATTACCATCCTTGGCAAGGACTGCGGTGTCGGCGATGAGGTCCGCGTGCAGAACTGTGTCTGCTTGCCCTACaaggagttgaagagg GATGTCACCAACGAAGTCATTATGTAA
- a CDS encoding probable UDP-galactose transporter, with amino-acid sequence MAILEAFPKAPPASQGGFLGLSKKQWALTTLTFQNSALILIMHYSRVMPPSGDHRYFTSTAVFLNEIIKLAVSLSLAIYDTSKTLAPTTPATVLFEQIYNSVFAGDGWKLALTAAFYTLQNMLQYVAVGNLDAVHFQVLYQLKILITALFSVVLLRRHLGPKRWLALIILTLGVCVVSLPQAGSSSSSSSIPLRHMTDHFFPRSLHELGYVPTDNSQAGHLAKRSATYQGIDHDLPPLDPLMNYSVGLVSVLVAATVSGLTGVYFEKLLKESPTQASVWIRNVQLSFYSIFAAGLGGVIWQDGEGISEHGFFEGYNWVVWSAVVLQAAGGMLASVVIRDTDNIVKNFATSISIVISFLISIMLFQFEVSATFVIGTFLVLLSTWIYNGSDRAIRRPPPIQIHSFEKPAIESLQTPRNLANRLTVNPMDSPMGLTTSRPSTPLLPRTPSRSNFKRDN; translated from the exons ATGGCGATACTGGAGGCCTTCCCCAAGGCGCCTCCTGCTAGCCAGGGCGGCTTCCTAGGTCTGAGCAAAAAGCAGTGGGCTTTGACAACG TTGACCTTTCAAAACTCAGCCCTTATCTTG ATCATGCACTACTCTCGCGTTATGCCTCCGAGTGGCGATCACCGCTACTTTACTTCGACCGCCGTCTTTCTGAACGAGATCATTAAGCTCGCAGTTTCGCTATCCTTAGCCATCTATGATACCTCAAAGACCTTGGCTCCTACGACCCCCGCAACAGTCCTTTTCGAGCAAATCTATAACTCTGTCTTTGCTGGTGATGGGTGGAAACTTGCATTGACAGCTGCTTTCTATACCTTGCAGAATATGCTGCAGTATGTCGCTGTGGGTAACTTGGATGCGGTGCACTTTCAAGTGCTGTATCAGCTCAAG ATTCTCATTACAGCACTGTTTAGTGTTGTACTGCTGCGAAGGCACTTGGGACCCAAGCGCTGGCTTgccctcatcatcttgacgCTGGGCGTATGTGTTGTGTCACTCCCTCAAGCCggctcatcttcaagctcatccaGCATTCCTCTCCGCCACATGACGGACCATTTCTTCCCTCGCTCGCTCCATGAGCTTGGATACGTACCCACGGACAACAGCCAGGCTGGACATCTAGCTAAGCGATCTGCTACCTACCAAGGCATTGACCATGATTTGCCGCCTCTTGACCCTCTTATGAATTACTCGGTTGGCTTGGTCTCTGTTCTTGTCGCTGCTACGGTATCCGGCTTGACGGGTGTCTACTTCGAAAAGTTACTCAAAGAGAGTCCCACTCAAGCCAGTGTTTGGATCCGAAACGTTCAACTAAGCTTTTACTCCATCTTTGCTGCCGGCCTCGGTGGTGTCATTTGGCAGGATGGTGAAGGAATCAGCGAGCACGGTTTTTTCGAGGGCTACAATTGGGTTGTGTGGAGTGCCGTTGTGCTCCAAGCTGCTGGTGGCATGTTGGCGAGCGTTGTAATTCGGGATACGGATAATATTGTCAAGAACTTTGCGACGAGCATCAGCATTgtcatcagcttcttgatcaGCATTATGTTGTTCCAGTTCGAGGTGTCGGCAACA TTTGTCATTGGCACATTCCTGGTTCTCCTCTCTACTTGGATCTACAATGGTTCAGATAGGGCTATTCGCCGTCCTCCACCAATCCAGATCCATAGCTTCGAGAAGCCGGCTATTGAGAGTTTACAAACCCCTCGCAATTTGGCGAACCGACTGACTGTCAATCCCATGGATAGCCCTATGGGGTTGACCACGAGTCGACCAAGCACACCACTACTGCCCAGAACACCAAGTCGATCCAACTTCAAGAGAGACAATTGA